One Dromiciops gliroides isolate mDroGli1 chromosome 3, mDroGli1.pri, whole genome shotgun sequence DNA segment encodes these proteins:
- the LOC122748101 gene encoding LOW QUALITY PROTEIN: interferon-induced very large GTPase 1-like (The sequence of the model RefSeq protein was modified relative to this genomic sequence to represent the inferred CDS: inserted 1 base in 1 codon) encodes LILFTLYSPTVISTPQNNDDEPHLGDPGRIDLEEKLRELGVDTHYWVQKNLTSAQALQHSRQREILTLKSQAKHPWEKWVLETLVHLXEQEGSEEMQEKHWVTVKERQEWAQSALKDLKEMQEAGKSREEELVRKKEEELRQAMEIPPKYWPLPEKPLMEVIESMKRHLSYMECTLYHRENLPDRELLKQVSGGLALQGIYQTNHPEDLLEKREELISLPENFSLFSSEEGTRMETKEFLSSHEESMFTQSMEKLGFSVSFLAKGGGWGFTLEGSTSATRSSESREAHKSSSEHTYSCTTKFSYIPLASCHFARDQLHLSKSALQELKQLEELLSLSSGSESLQVLRQRCEAFFQRFGSHVNQGPLHLGGVFWWKAVAEGFRSEELHDVKRQASEALDVYIGGSYSGFGVTTAVAVNASNSQSQMASHNTRSTDLQGRFQMSVYQTGGPPEVDSLPQWKAGLVASNQTWCVIDRGHHLVPVWDIILSNHRQDFQDPLRVSRYLKDTYTTLTGRCARIQDGEELVSAVEDARAFVEEVRSWEVTEPQEKLMKMMDFMQKLSEKTRNNNTWINICLKDLALQQFLVGIVNLCKDFPVHEITFIKSQLRGLLYPHVYQVRDFPQSHSIMQWVFHSAKQQEDIPVTEFTDFIQLLEKAKNDLLEVKHNSEFSGEVEETQRNVTYKISSSLSSFLKALKQAEESGTHLLLLSIAAAAGYKEENKTFHCLLGCEELNFLLCKMKEAHETYQKLNKECGYRAQGFLLFTGLTVSPGPSAVSAEEKKQRLELMQSHMGHLWCKEVLHVLGKPRVQHDWETLEKDLNFLIRGEYEATVTCIQLEQVKKELESVSQRKKTHQPEPSPTKQHEVIENSNFLDLAKRLGLECYYPRKMGRADFHMIYKASVHDTQPDTDKQLPFYFLQKLLMLDYRLRYLVCKDDGDSVATGTNLTNLEDEISDPYSVFECDDIPPLLLSTGKPHIHPMDTQMMIFHCADDFMRQYISNKLSICQFALPLVVPNPCTSVIEFPLWSLSHVKRSWRQVKKSEGEDTVLNFNNQLISQASIPIVSFIRVVNSAASSKSQILNSLLSKHKHDAFFHRHCRGSSKSCLLMGGVVEISWFCPGGRDEDRFESCVAFTNLHGDAKDYEPQLRFLLEIAAVTVVLVSASDKSERTTKIVRDLWKSPKPLVCLFDDKEKTVGNDSGQKVRIGIRNRNEAELMDELASVIKRLLQSSGPFRSLEDCAEVARQHGFLVDVDRKECQEAKGKAQALVDLMKGMKLSEMKEKLLPLQGELWHQWCKKDKELCHLREKGNRSLEQHKSKIETEKQIIRQKQLKMAFPLNDLMRSVLQILLSHSEKDKSSDLYFLQWLSKFMDNLTRGHLEKLQKRYSQLWSLVLAENQKGSKSDSLKSHQMELEAVSKEIKDSSLGIEHLLREVGQIYEALEEFFSQGDSVFFSLPQIAADLMLSGYPLELMDGDASYVPLKWVAAVFDRLIEKIGDKKLFVLSVLGLQSTGKSTLLNAMFGLQFNVSAGRCTRGAYMQLLKVEEKLREELGFGFVLVVDTEGLRAPELSSKSQNRDNELATFAIGLANLTLINIFGENPSEMQDILQIAVQAFLRMKQVNISPSCLFVHQNVGEITAKDQNVEGRRRLQQRLDEMAAMAAEQEQCSGITCFSDVIRFDVNTHVHYFAHLWEGDPPMAPPNPSYSHNIQELKRGILLAAKKESKGRILKMSEVKILIQDLWKALLNENFIFSFRNTREIMAMIKLETMYNNWTWNLRSHVLGLQNQLTNQIQNGEIQDLPRSSIEANIAEKYEAIRQELQRYFDEEEDNEILIQWKGNFENKLRNLKEALVSYSIRKSNDFLSLKKSQDKLDQKKSEYEKELLLRSRAVALSLMGEELSDEQLRERFSGLWTKCVNQVSSNCPPVEDPDFLVDLENIFLEHFKKERNVVSKLRDPSRRTRFSINYDKHVSRKWTHGFFRSPIREGDKKTIIQTTEYIKSLVTETIESKLRMGTDYNMCYFHEILHLIDKNTDSASEEVQYTFTSRYKIDLSLYLCHGAIAKFRDIHTAFKRAHNPVTYLESKKEDIFMSFKISCQGATSITAFADFLWSKLSASLPSAIWKKIALDLAGDIRANCPAFNGNRSNLEKHILISLAEEENFDNYWTYIHKPKQFFENYIEKEIQAYCKSSGSERSKKFLSDSLEFFKKVILSVIQESTLVAKEQNNSVSVWLDTLCNHLGHHLTLPRGDLRSTEHQEITDIEFLKEAMNKQLDTKIQKVGEACEVKFLEEVVPEIQAMLSEQLSGCWKQCPFCKAICTNTATNHSEKHSVPFHRSAAVTGRRWHHTDEFSTGFCTSYVASDVRFFVHHDDKTSVPYKTYYQAGGEYATWSITPDTSAQPYWKWFVYRFKKQLEEHYDGRFKGRGQIPDAWFKISKQDVLNDLNK; translated from the exons CTAATACTCTTTACTCTGTACTCTCCTACAGTCATCTCTACACCacagaataatgatgatgaaccACACCTGGGAGACCCAGGAAGAATAGACCTGGAGGAGAAGTTGAGAGAATTGGGAGTGGATACTCATTACTGGGTACAGAAAAACCTGACCTCTGCTCAGGCTTTACAACACTCACGACAGAGGGAAATCTTGACACTGAAATCCCAGGCCAAACATCCTTGGGAGAAATGGGTATTGGAGACACTTGTTCATC TTGAGCAGGAAGGCTCAGAGGAGATGCAAGAGAAACACTGGGTGACAGTGAAGGAGAGACAAGAGTGGGCACAGTCAGCCTTAAAGGACCTTAAGGAGATGCAGGAAGCAGGCAAAAGCCGTGAGGAGGAGCttgtgaggaagaaagaagaggagctgAGGCAGGCCATGGAGATCCCACCCAAGTACTGGCCACTTCCTGAGAAACCCCTAATGGAGGTCATAGAAAGCATGAAGAGGCACCTCAGTTACATGGAGTGCACGCTTTACCATAGGGAGAATCTTCCTGACAGGGAGCTCCTCAAACAGGTGTCAGGTGGCCTAGCTCTGCAGGGGATTTACCAAACCAACCACCCTGAGGATcttttggagaagagagaagaactgATCAGCCTCCCAGAGAACTTTTCCCTGTTCAGCTCAGAAGAGGGAACAAGGATGGAAACAAAGGAGTTTTTGTCTTCTCATGAAGAGTCCATGTTTACCCAAAGCATGGAGAAATTGGGCTTCAGTGTTAGCTTCTTGGCTAAAGGTGGAGGTTGGGGATTTACCCTGGAGGGCAGCACCAGTGCCACCAGATCTTCTGAGTCTAGAGAGGCCCATAAGTCAAGCTCTGAGCACACTTACAGCTGTACCACCAAATTCAGCTATATCCCATTAGCCTCCTGCCACTTTGCAAGAGATCAGCTCCACCTTTCCAAGTCAGCTCTGCAAGAGTTAAAGCAGCTGGAGGAGCTTCTGAGCCTCTCCAGTGGTTCAGAATCCCTTCAAGTACTGAGGCAGAGATGTGAGGCATTTTTCCAAAGGTTTGGCTCTCATGTGAACCAGGGCCCTTTGCACTTGGGAGGGGTATTCTGGTGGAAAGCTGTAGCTGAGGGCTTCAGGTCAGAGGAGCTGCATGATGTGAAGAGACAAGCTTCAGAGGCACTGGATGTGTACATTGGAGGCAGCTACAGTGGTTTTGGAGTGACAACTGCAGTCGCAGTAAATGCATCAAACTCTCAGTCCCAAATGGCTTCTCACAATACAAGGTCCACTGATTTGCAAGGAAGATTCCAAATGTCTGTATACCAAACAGGAGGCCCCCCAGAGGTGGATTCTCTCCCACAGTGGAAAGCTGGTCTTGTGGCCAGTAACCAGACCTGGTGTGTCATTGACAGAGGCCATCACCTAGTGCCTGTTTGGGACATAATTCTGTCTAACCATAGACAAGATTTTCAGGATCCTCTTCGAGTGAGTCGCTACCTCAAAGACACTTACACAACCCTGACTGGCCGATGTGCAAGGATCCAGGATGGAGAGGAGTTAGTGAGTGCAGTGGAGGATGCCAGGGCTTTTGTAGAAGAAGTGAGATCCTGGGAAGTCACTGAGCCTCAGGAGAAGCTGATGAAAATGATGGATTTCATGCAAAAGCTGAGTGAGAAAactaggaataataatacctggaTTAATATCTGTCTCAAAGACCTGGCTCTGCAGCAGTTCTTGGTGGGCATTGTCAACCTTTGCAAGGACTTCCCAGTTCATGAAATCACATTCATTAAATCTCAGTTACGTGGCCTTCTGTATCCTCATGTGTATCAAGTGAGAGACTTCCCACAGAGTCACTCAATTATGCAGTGGGTTTTCCACTCAGCAAAGCAGCAAGAAGATATCCCTGTCACAGAGTTTACTGATTTCATTCAGCTCTTAGAAAAGGCAAAGAATGACCTTCTTGAAGTAAAGCACAACTCAGAGTTCTCAGGAGAGGTGGAAGAAACTCAAAGAAATGTGACTTATAAGATCAGTTCCTCTCTCAGCTCCTTTCTGAAGGCCTTGAAACAGGCAGAGGAGTCAGGCACACACCTACTGCTACTTTCCATTGCAGCTGCTGCAGGGTacaaggaggaaaacaaaaccttCCACTGTCTCCTAGGATGTGAAGAATTAAATTTCTTgttatgtaaaatgaaagaagcTCATGAAACATACCAGAAACTTAATAAGGAATGTGGCTATAGGGCTCAAGGGTTCCTACTGTTCACAGGGCTGACAGTAAGTCCTGGACCTAGTGCTGTGTCtgcagaagaaaagaagcaacGTTTGGAGCTTATGCAATCTCACATGGGGCACTTGTGGTGCAAAGAAGTGCTTCATGTCCTTGGGAAACCCAGGGTGCAGCATGATTGGGAAACTCTGGAgaaagacctcaatttcctcatcaggggAGAATATGAAGCTACAGTGACCTGTATACAGCTGGAACAGGTGAAAAAAGAGCTGGAAAGTGTCTCTCAGAGAAAGAAGACACATCAACCAGAACCAAGTCCCACCAAACAGCATGAAGTGATAGAAAATTCCAACTTTCTAGACTTAGCCAAGAGGCTTGGTCTAGAGTGTTACTATCCCAGGAAGATGGGCCGAGCAGATTTCCATATGATTTACAAGGCCTCTGTGCATGACACTCAGCCAGACACAGACAAGCAATTGCCCTTTTATTTCCTACAGAAGCTGCTGATGCTGGATTACAGGCTGAGATACTTGGTTTGTAAAGATGATGGAGACTCAGTGGCCACTGGGACAAATCTGACAAATCTTGAGGATGAGATTTCAGATCCTTATTCTGTGTTTGAATGTGATGATATACCCCCTCTCCTCTTGTCCACAGGCAAGCCCCACATCCACCCAATGGACACCCAGATGATGATTTTTCACTGTGCAGATGATTTCATGAGACAATACATTTCCAACAAACTTTCCATTTGTCAATTTGCTCTCCCCCTTGTGGTGCCCAATCCCTGTACTTCTGTAATAGAATTCCCCCTCTGGTCTCTCAGCCATGTCAAGAGAAGCTGGAGACAGGTGAAGAAATCAGAGGGAGAAGACACAGTCCTTAATTTCAATAACCAGCTCATCTCCCAGGCATCCATCCCCATTGTGTCCTTTATAAGAGTTGTGAATTCTGCTGCTTCTTCCAAATCTCAGATCTTAAACTCTCTGCTGAGTAAGCACAAACATGATGCTTTTTTCCACCGTCACTGCAGAGGCAGCAGCAAATCCTGCCTCCTAATGGGAGGTGTAGTAGaaatctcctggttctgtccaggggggagagatgaagacagatttgaaagcTGTGTTGCCTTCACTAATCTCCATGGAGATGCCAAAGATTATGAGCCACAGCTCAGATTCCTGCTGGAAATTGCTGCAGTCACAGTGGTCCTAGTGTCTGCTTCTGATAAAAGTGAGAGGACCACCAAAATAGTTCGGGACCTGTGGAAATCACCAAAACCTTTGGTCTGTTTATTTGATGACAAAGAAAAGACTGTGGGCAATGATTCTGGCCAGAAAGTGAGGATTGGGATCAGGAATAGAAATGAGGCTGAATTAATGGATGAACTTGCAAGTGTCATCAAGCGCTTGCTCCAGTCTTCAGGTCCCTTTCGTAGTCTAGAGGACTGTGCTGAAGTTGCTCGCCAGCATGGCTTTCTTGTAGATGTAGACAGGAAGGAGTGTCAGGAAGCCAAGGGAAAAGCACAGGCTTTGGTGGATCTCATGAAAGGAATGAAATTGTCTGAAATGAAGGAGAAATTACTGCCCCTTCAAGGAGAGCTTTGGCACCAGTGGTGTAAGAAGGATAAGGAGCTTTGTCACTTGAGAGAAAAGGGCAACCGAAGCCTTGAACAGCACAAAAGTAAGATtgagacagaaaaacaaataataagaCAAAAACAACTTAAGATGGCATTTCCCCTCAATGACTTGATGAGATCTGTGCTTCAAATCCTCCTGTCTCACTCAGAGAAAGACAAGAGCAGTGATCTGTACTTCCTGCAGTGGTTGAGTAAGTTTATGGACAACCTGACCAGAGGTCACCTGGAGAAACTCCAGAAGAGGTACAGCCAATTGTGGTCCCTGGTGCTGGCAGAAAACCAAAAGGGATCAAAGAGTGACTCCTTGAAATCCCACCAAATGGAACTAGAAGCTGTCTCCAAGGAGATCAAGGATTCCTCCTTGGGTATTGAACATCTCCTGAGAGAGGTTGGCCAAATCTATGAAGCACTGGAAGAATTTTTCTCCCAAGGGGACTCTGtgttcttctcccttcctcaaatTGCTGCTGACCTGATGCTTTCTGGGTACCCTCTTGAGCTGATGGATGGGGATGCTTCCTATGTACCTCTGAAGTGGGTAGCAGCTGTTTTTGACAGATTAATTGAGAAAATTGGAGACAAGAAGCTCTTTGTTCTCTCTGTCCTTGGCCTCCAAAGCACAGGGAAGTCCACTCTGCTGAATGCTATGTTTGGCCTCCAGTTTAATGTGAGTGCAGGGAGATGCACAAGAGGAGCTTACATGCAGTTGCTGAAGGTGGAGGAGAAGCTGAGGGAAGAGCTGGGCTTTGGCTTTGTCCTTGTGGTTGACACAGAAGGGCTCCGGGCCCCAGAACTCAGCAGTAAATCACAGAATAGGGACAATGAGCTGGCAACCTTTGCTATTGGACTTGCAAACCTGACCTTGATCAACATATTTGGAGAGAATCCTTCAGAAATGCAAGACATCTTGCAAATTGCTGTCCAGGCCTTTCTGAGAATGAAACAAGTGAACATTTCCCCAAGCTGTCTCTTTGTGCATCAGAATGTAGGGGAAATCACTGCCAAAGATCAaaatgtggaaggaagaaggCGACTGCAGCAGAGACTGGATGAAATGGCAGCCATGGCTGCAGAACAGGAACAATGCTCAGGTATCACCTGCTTCAGTGATGTCATTCGTTTTGATGTAAACACCCATGTCCATTACTTTGCTCATCTATGGGAAGGGGATCCTCCAATGGCCCCTCCCAATCCCAGTTATAGCCACAACATCCAGGAACTAAAAAGAGGAATTCTCTTGGCTGCCAAAAAAGAATCCAAGGGCAGGATCCTGAAGATGTCTGAGGTGAAAATCCTCATCCAGGACTTGTGGAAAGCCTTGTTGAATGAAAACTTCATCTTCAGCTTTAGGAATACCAGGGAGATCATGGCCATGATCAAGCTAGAGACAATGTATAACAACTGGACCTGGAATCTAAGAAGTCATGTGTTGGGTTTGCAGAACCAACTGACCAATCAGATTCAGAATGGAGAAATTCAGGATCTCCCAAGAAGTTCTATTGAGGCTAACATTGCAGAAAAGTATGAAGCCATCAGGCAAGAGCTTCAAAGATATTTTGATGAAGAGGAAGACAATGAAATCCTGATCCAGTGGAAGGGAAACTTTGAGAACAAACTGAGAAACCTTAAGGAGGCACTTGTTTCATATAGTATTAGAAAGTCCAATGATTTCCTTAGTTTAAAGAAAAGTCAAGATAAACTAGATCAAAAGAAATCAGAATATGAAAAAGAGCTGTTGTTGAGAAGCAGAGCTGTTGCTCTGTCATTAATGGGTGAAGAATTAAGTGATGAGCAGCTGAGAGAGAGATTCAGTGGACTCTGGACAAAGTGTGTCAATCAAGTGTCCTCAAATTGCCCTCCTGTGGAAGACCCTGATTTTCTTGTAGATTTGGAGAATATATTTctggaacattttaaaaaagagcgCAATGTGGTAAGCAAACTTCGAGATCCTTCCAGAAGGACAAGGTTTTCCATTAATTATGATAAACATGTCTCAAGGAAGTGGACACATGGATTTTTCCGTTCCCCCATAAGAGAGGGTGATAAAAAGACCATAATTCAAACTACTGAATACATTAAATCACTGGTCACTGAAACTATTGAGTCTAAGTTGAGAATGGGAACAGATTATAACATGTGTTATTTCCATGAAATACTGCATTTGATAGACAAGAACACTGATTCTGCATCTGAGGAAGTACAGTACACATTTACGAGTAGATATAAGATAGATTTGTCCTTATATTTATGCCATGGAGCAATAGCTAAATTTAGGGATATTCACACAGCATTCAAAAGAGCACATAACCCTGTCACGTACCTAGAAAGCAAGAAAGAGGATATCTTTATGAGTTTTAAGATTTCCTGTCAAGGTGCAACTTCTATCACAGCATTTGCTGACTTCCTGTGGAGCAAGCTTAGTGCTTCTCTACCTTCAGCCATCTGGAAAAAGATAGCCCTTGACCTAGCTGGGGACATCAGGGCTAACTGTCCTGCCTTCAATGGAAACCGATCCAACCTGGAGAAACACATTCTCATCTCTCTGGCTGAGGAAGAAAACTTTGACAATTACTGGACATACATTCACAAACCAAAACAGTTTTTTGAGAATTACATTGAGAAAGAGATCCAAGCATACTGTAAAAGTAGCGGAAGTGAGAGATCAAAGAAGTTTTTAAGTGATAGTTTGGAATTTTTTAAGAAAGTCATCCTCTCTGTTATTCAGGAGTCGACTCTGGTAGCTAAGGAGCAAAACAATTCTGTGTCTGTGTGGCTAGATACATTGTGTAATCACCTTGGGCATCATTTGACCCTTCCAAGAGGAGACTTAAGAAGCACTGAACACCAGGAGATAACTGACATCGAATTCCTTAAGGAAGCCATGAATAAACAGCTGGATACCAAAATCCAAAAGGTAGGAGAGGCCTGTGAAGTGAAGTTCTTGGAGGAAGTTGTACCTGAGATTCAGGCCATGCTCTCAGAACAGCTCAGTGGCTGCTGGAAACAATGTcctttttgcaaagcaatttgtACAAATACAGCCACAAATCAT